A region of the bacterium genome:
AGTGAATGGGATGTTTACCCCTCTCATGCTTGGGGATGCGGACGATGCGCCGAGGTATGAACCGCTGGTCGCCACACGCCGGGAGGAGAATGCTCTTCCGGCCGTTGAACTTCTCCTGCCGCACTCCGATTACGAACCCATAGATCAGAATGCCGACAGCGCGGCGAAGGCGGAAGCCCAGGCGATTGCCGCACACATTCGCGCGCTCAGAGATCGCGAAGAGTTGAAGAAGTATGGTGATGCCGCAATTTTGCTCCGCACCGGCACGAAGCTGGAAATACTGTTGGATGCGCTCAGCGCGCGCGATATTCCATTTATTAGTTTCATGAACAGTGCGTTTGCCGGCCGCGTTGAAATAGAGGCGGTGCTTACGGCCCTTGCAGCGATCGCCAACCCGCAGCACACTGTGGCGACAATTGGCGTGCTTCGTTCTCCCTGGTTTGCGCTCTCCGATGACGAGATTTTCGCTCACAAATTTTCCGGCGGAAACTTTATCTACACTGAAGAACAGCCCAAGGATACTTTCGTCGGAACCGCACTCCGCACACTCGCAGAATGGCATCGACAAAGCAAGCGGCTGCCCGTCTCGGAGCTGCTTGAACTCATGCTTTCTGAGCGGCCGGTTGCCATCCACTTCGGCATGAAGTCGGATGGTGTCCAGCGCGTGCAAAACATCGCAACTCTCGTGGATCTGATCCGCAAACTTGAGTCGGGAGGATTGCTGACATTTCAATCCATTGTGGATCGACTGTTCGATATGGAGAAGCTGGTTCAAAGCACAGAACTCGAGGCGATAGATCAGAATCGTGACGCTGTCCAGATCCTGACGCTGCACAAAGCCAAAGGTTTGGAGTTTCCTGTGGTCTACATTTATCGGTTGAACGACGATATCCGCGATCGCGGCGAGTGGCTGCTTCGGAAGTCGCTTACCGAAGCGCCGCATGACCTTGCAGTCACGCTGCAGGGAGATTGGAAAACAAGGAGCTATACGGGCATTCTAAAAGCCGTTCAAGCAGCGCAAAAGAACGAGGAACTTCGCCTCCAGTATGTATGCATGACGCGGGCCAAAGACCGGCTGATTGCGCCGCTCGGGTTTCTGTATGGCAAGGATAAGAAGAACGAGTCGGTTGGAAAGGCTGAGAAGCAGACGGCTCTCTCTTTGTATAAACGCTATTATGACGAGCAAACGGCGCGATTTTCTGCTCAAGACACGCTGGCGGTGGAAACGACTCTTGATCGCGGCGAGCAGCGCGAGCATGCACCCTATCGCCCACGCATGGCGAGTCCGACACAAGTTAACGAAGACTCAACCGCACTGCGCGAATGGAACAATTGGCAGTCGCTGCATGTCGCACGACTGCAAAACCTTGTTGCCGAACCTCGATTGTCTGGCGAAGAGCCTGACCCGCAGCCGGTGGATTGGAACCGAATACGCGCACTGCGCGTTGGAACAGCAGTTCATGCGGTGTTGGAGCAGATGGCGAAGGGGCGAACGGCAGCGAACGCTCTTGCAGTCGCCCGCATGCAGCAAAACCTTGATGAGTCTGAAGTTGAGGAAGTAACGGAACTCGTGAATACCGTCGCGAAGTCCGAACTCTTTACGCAGCAGATTCCGCAAGCTCGCCGTATCTTCACAGAATTGCCGATAACTGAAAGCACCGTCAGAACAGTTCAATCACGTTTCATTGATCTAATCTTCGAGGACGCGCACGGTGCGTGGACGATCTTGGACTACAAAACAGATCAGGTTGCGGAGGAGACGCTGCCAAGACTGGTTGAAGAACATTACAAGCCGCAGGTTAACGGATATGCAGTGCTGATAGAGCGCCTGACCGGAAAACCTCCCGCTCACAAATTACTCTATTTCATCAGGCGGAATCAACTGATCGAGCTGTAACGAAACGCAAGAGGCCGATGCGCTGCACCGGCCCCTTGAAAGCCCATGAACTCACGAACTACCTCATGAGAACCATCTTCATTACGTCGCTGCCAAAACTTCCGCTTAACTGCGCAAAGTATACACCAGAAGTCAAACCGGTGGCGTCAAAGGCGAGCTCATGAGCACCCGCATTCATTGAGCCACTGAAAAGCTCGGCAACAAGCCTTCCTTGAACATCGTACACGCTCAAAGCGACCTCAGAGGCGGATGCCAGCGAGAACCGGATGTTCGTAGTCGGGTTGAACGGATTGGGGTAGTTATCAATCAGCTTGAACTCGTCTGCCACGGGAGTCACGTGCGTTCCCGATTCCACGATGGCGTGGCCGAACACCTGCATGTTTCCGTTCACATCGAATGCGGCTAACTGATACTCGTAACCAACCTCGCCCGCAGAGCGATCAACGAACTGATAGTTCTGCTGCGACGACGTGGTGCCGTGTCCGGCGACCACTCCAACCAGCACATTATCATCCGTGCCAAGTTCGCGGCGGGTAATTTCAAACCGGTCGTTCTCCGTCTCAGAGGCAGTGCTCCAGCGCAAGTCAACGCCTTCCGCGCTGCGCGTTGCCGAGAACGAAATCAGCTCGACATCAAACGGATAGTCGCCGCAGAAGATTCGCAACGTATATGCAATGGTCGTATCACGACGGCTGTCAACAATGATCCAGAATCCATTGCTGTCGTCATTTGGGAGACGATTTCCGTTCTGTGTTGAGAACTCAAGGTAGTGCGGATCTGCGCCCATGCACTTGTTCGCGTCGCAGTCTTCGAGCAGGACGAGAATCAAGTCATCGCGGGTAGTCGTTGGATTATCATTCCAATCCAGCGTAATCCACAGCGGGTCGTAGTTGCCGCGAATACGGTAGACATGCGCTTTGCCGCGCCAGCGATCGTCAGTTCCACCCGGCGTACAATACGGACCCGAGCTTCCGGAGCGGTAGCGCTCCACGTCATCATGTCCAAATCGGACCGTCGTGTCAATCACCGTTCCACAATAAATGTCACCCGGGTCACACCAGGCATGCGCCTTCGAGGCGCCCAAACCAGCGAGCAAGATAACCGCCGCGAATGTAACAAAGAGGGTCTTCAAAATCTTCATACTATCTCCAAGGTAGTTGACAATAATTCGTTGGTAATGACGTTTCAAATATATGTTTGAAAAGCGCCACAGCGCAAGTACTTATCTGCTCGTGCGCAAAGTTATCATCCCATAAAGCAAAGTAAATACATCGTTCACTCTTAAACCGTTGATAGGGTGATCTTAAGAAAATATTGACCCGTCAACGAAGACAACATACGGCCGTTCTTTTGACAGGCTCGCCATGATTTTCTATGGGTCAGTAAAAGTCCAATGCCTCTCACAAGAATCTGATTTGCAGAATGCAAACGGCCGACATTCTCGTGTCGGCCGTCCAAAAAAGCACAGCTCTCGTCCATTAATTTGGACCTAATCGAACATAGTCTACCTTCGAATCCCAGTGCACCGTAACCTGCGTTCGGAAGTGGTCATTACAGACGACGGTTAAATCATAATCCGCATAGAGGTCTCCCGGATCCGGTGCCTCATATTCAAAAGAACTCCAGTTCCTGCCGGAGGGTGGCGTCAAGTAGGGCTGACCATCTGGATCACGGAGCTGTGCGACGAGCGCAGGCAGCGTATTCGCATCGTTGGGTGGAAAGTAACCCCACTCCGCATCGTGCATCGAGATCGCCTGACGGAGCACCTGCAGGTCCGACAATGCGGCGCCGACGTATGCACGATTATGTACCTTGAAGAACTCCGTCATCGTGATCATGGTAAGGATACTGATAATCACAATGACAAGCAGTAGCTCAAGGGTGGTGACGCCGCGCTGATTCATAAAGGTTACCTGTATTTTCCGTGCTCCTGATGTGCAAGCACAAGGCCACTCGTCCTCTTGCGGTCAAAGCATTGAAACGACGGAGATTGAAGATCCGTGACAATGTTGAAGGTTGCCTCGATGATGGCAGGCTGCAACATGTCGTGGAGTGGAAGTTGCAATACTGCTGCCGGTTCTGTAATTTCATGGGTCACTTCTAATTCCTAACCAAAGCAACTCCTTATGTCAACGCCTCGATATGATATGATTGTGCTCGGCAGCGGACCGGGTGGTCAGCGTGCGGCGATTTCCGCCGCGAAGCTTGGCAAGAAAGTGGCGATTGTCGAGCGCATGCGCGAACTTGGCGGAGTCTGCGTGGCAACTGGGACTATACCGTCCAAAACGATGCGCGAGGCGGCGATTCACCTGTCCGGTATTCAACAGCGCGCGTTCTACGGCGCGGCATACCGCAACAAGGAGAATGTCACAGCGGATGACTTGCGACATCGCACCCAAATGGTCATGATGCGGGAATGGGAAGTTATCCGCAATCAGCTGACGCGGAACAACGTGGATATCATCGTAGGCAGTGGTCGCTTCAAGGACCCGCACACGATTACGGTCGAATATCACGGAGAGATACAGGAGTTGCAAGGCGATTTCATCGTCGTGGCCGTCGGCACGAGGCCCTACATGCCTGTGGGCGTTGAACACGACGGCGAAGTGATCATGAACGCCGATTCGATCATTGAACTGAAGCGGCTGCCGCGTACCATGACATGCATCGGCGGCGGCGTGATTGGTTTGGAATACGCCAGCATCTTCGCCGCACTGGGTGTGCAAGTGACCGTGATTGATCAGGCAACAGAACTCCTGAGCTTCGTGGACACGGAAATTGTGGATGCGCTGATCTATCAACTCCGGCAGTTAAACGTCGTCTTTCGACTCGGTGAGAAGGTGGAACAGGTCGCCATTGAGCGCAGCGGGGATACTCCGCGCGCCGTGATGACGCTTGCCTCCGGTAAGATTGTTGTGACAGATGTTGCTCTCTATTCGGCGGGCAGACAGGCCAATGCCGACACGATTGACGCCGCTAACGCAGGGTTGGAAGTTGACCAACGAGGCAGAATCAATGCCAACTCCCGATACCGCACGAACGTGGATCACATCTTCGCGGTCGGTGATGTGGTCGGATTTCCTGCGCTTGCTTCGACTTCGATGGAGCAGGGCAGACTCGCTGCACTCGAAGCCTTCGGAATGCGCGACGACCGCCAGGTCCCCGACATATATCCCTATGGCATCTACACAATTCCTGAAATCTCGACCGTCGGAGCGACGGAAGCTCTGCTGACGCAGGAGTCCATCCCCTACGAAATCGGCGTCGCGCGCTATCGTGAGATTGCCCGTGGTCAGATTCTCGGAGACGACACCGGTGTGGTCAAGCTCATCGTTGATCAACGCTCACGACGACTTCTCGGTGTGCACGCCATCGGCACCGGAGCGACGGAACTGATTCACATTGGTCAAGCCGTCATCGCGCACAACGGAACCATCGACTACCTGATTCACGCGGTATTCAATTATCCGACGCTTGCGGAGTGCTACAAGACCGCCGCCCTCGACGCGCATAATCGCCTCGCAGCCATCAACGCAGTTCGTCCTGCTCCACGCCCTGCTTGAGAAAATCGAAACACATTCCAGAACTGTTCAAAAAGAAATTCCCCCCAGAAACATCAACGCCCGCCGAGTCATCGGCGGGCGTTCCTGTTCATCGTATCGCTGAGCCTCTTCGCATCCAATCAGGTAATCATCAATTCGCGCAGGGAGCGGCCCACAACAGGTTCCAGTGATCCTCAACGTCGCGCACAACTTTTCTTAGCTGTGTCGGGTCCATCGGCTTCAGAAAGTAACCGGTGACACCGTGCGAAATTGTGTACGCCAGATCGGATTCTTGCAGATTGTCGGTCAGAACGACCACCGGAATCGTCATCAGTTTCGGGTCAGTGCGAATCTCATGCAGCACCTCGAACCCTTGCTGTCCGTTCATGTTGATGTCCAGCAAAATCAATCCCGGTTTGGTCATGCCATGATCGAGGTCGAAAGGTCCGAAAGAGACGGTGTGCCGCAGATAATGAAGCGCTTCCAAGTGCGTTCTGGCCACCACCATGCGATTGCGGAGTCGCGTCTCCTGTATCGCACCTTCCACCATCTCGATGGCTTCATCCCGATCCTCAATCAGCAAGATGTCCATTGGCACCCGCTCATCGGAGACGTTCCCGCCGTTCATATTCATCGTCAATTCTCTTTTACATCATCGTAACTCGATTCCCCTTATGGCAAAGCTTGGACCTGACCAAAATTAAATCGCCGCTCCGCATAAACGGAACGGCGATCTTCTTCATACCTCTGTACTTAGTCTACAGACCCGCGCAAAAAACGCGGATCAATAATCGTGGCTTGTGCGAACTCTCGTCGGGCTAACTCAACAACTCCGTGCGTCTAATCAACCTATAGCATCTGCCGCATGCAATCTGCAATCGCACTTCATCTCGCGTGCGCGTCGAATTGCTCGCGTGCGCGCTCTCGAATAAGTTGAATTACACCGGCTTATTGTGATGCTTGGGACGGACGTCCACCAAACCGATCTGGTAAACGGTCGTGCGCTCCCACGCGTGCAGCTTACCCGCGCGTCGCAGGAACCTCCGAAAATCGGCGGGTCGCCAGTGATTCACGTGGCCCGGATCTCCGCCCAATCCCAACGTCACCGAAAACCATGTCAGTGTTCTGAACAGCGGTTCGTAGGGAACAGACACCAGCAGCCAGTGTTCGGCAACTCGGTCCAACTCGGTCAGCACGAGGTCCGGATTTGGCAAATGCTCGAGCACTTGCGAACAGAAAACTACGTCGAACTGTTCGTCCTTGAACGGAATCTCATACGCGCTCGCCGTATGCCACTCGGCTTCCGGTGACGCGATGCGTGCGAATTCCACGGCTTCTTCGCTGTAATCGAAGCCGGTCCACTTGCCGTTGTAACCCCGTTCCTGCATGGCGCGGTAAACGATGCCTTCACCGCAGCCTGCGTCGAGAACGTTCTTTGCACCCGTGAACTCGAGCAGCTTGTGCATATGGTCGAGATAAAGCTCGAGGTGCTTTTGGTAAAAGGAGTTGTTAAACTCCCACTTTCGATGATTGTCGGAGGTATAGCCCTGCGGTCGGGCCTTGCGTGCATGCTCAATGACGGGCAATTCAAACTCTCCTTGGAGATGCGGTCGGGTTATGCGATAACTACTGCGCGAACTTCCTCATCAGGTCGCGGATAGGGATCTTCATCCCAGAACTCTTTGAAGGCGGTCGTCCAGTCTCTGGTCGCGGCGCGCGCGCGAGCTGCCGCCGCCATGCGATGGCGTAACTCATCAGACTCGACCAATGAACGCATTGCGTCACGCCACGCCTTCGTGTCGTAGCCCGCAAGCACGAATCCGCTTTCGCCGGGAAGAATAATTTCTTTGGGTCCCCCCTCGTTGGAGACCAGTGCGGGCAATCCTGAGGCCTGAGCCTCCAGCACGGAATTACCGTACGTGTCCGTCGTGGACGGAAACACGAACACGTCGCCCGATGCGTAGGCTTTCGCAAGCTGTTTGCCTTTCACAAATCCCGGAAAGACGATCATCGGCGGCAGGTTACGGCGGATCAGCTCTTCGCGGTATGGTCCGTCTCCCACAATGGCCAGCGCGGCCTTTTCCTTCAGCAAATCGTCCTGCACAAAGGCGTCAATCACCACGTCGAGATTCTTCTCTCGTGATACCCGCCCCGTATAGACGAAGATAACTCGCCCCTGAATGCCCTGAGGTTTGTAGAACTCCTCATCGCGATGCCGCGGATTGTAGAAGTCGAGGTCTGTCCCGCGGTTATAGAGAAACAGTCTGCGCGGATTAAAGCCGTGCTCGATGAGCTGCTTGCGGTAATGATCGCTGGGCGAATACACCGCGTCGGAAAGTCCGTAGAACCAGCGCATGTATTTCCATGTAGTATCTTCCAGACCCTCGTCGCCGGTGATCTGACGCACATGCTGCGGAAAGTCGCTGTGATAAATTGAGCGCACCCGCACCTTGAACAGCTTCGCGCAGTAGATCGCGATCAGCCCGATCGGACCCGGCGTCGAAATAATGTATTCATCAAAAGGCTGCGACTCAAGGTAGCGAATGATCCGCAGAATCGGCGGAACCGACAGCTTCTGCAACTCGTAATCAGGGATGGAGATCTCTCCCACCGGTGCGAAGTTGTGGAATTTGCTGCCTTGCGGAGCGCGAGATGCGGCGACAGAGCAGATGATTTCCAGGTCTTCGTCGAGGCTCTCCGCCACTTCCGACATGCGGGCCAGCGTCATGGAGACGCCGTTCACATCGGACACCGTATCCGAAAACCACGCGACCTTTTTTCGCGGCGACTTCTTGGGAAGCTCAAGCACTCCCTGCGTTCGCTCCTCGATCTGCCGGATCAGAATGCGATCGCGATTGAGTTTGTCGAATGAATACAGATACGGAGCCATGACACTTTGAATAGGCAGCAACGCAGCCGCATACTGGACACCGTTCCCGATTTCACCTTTTTCAAAATCGTCCACTGCTTCCTTCAGCAAACTGTAACTTAGCTGGCTCAGGATGCGGTCCGCCATTCCGAACAACCTCGCGTCAAAAGTTCCAAGATCGTCGCGCCCGATGCCGGAAAGCCGCTCTTCTTTGGGAAGTTCGCGGTAAGCGTGATAGATTTCCGTAATAATCTTTCGCTCGATCGGCGAGAGCGGCTTCTTGACTTTGAATAAGCCTTTGAAACTGCTCCACAGGGAACGCGCGATGCGGCGCGGCTTCTGCCGCTCAGGTGTGAGCACATGATTGACGATCAAGTCAAGCATGCCGTGCACCGCGCCCTGCCGCTTGAACACGTTGTGTGCGTAAAGCTCGGCGCCGACCCGATACATCGAGTGCGCCGATGCGATGGTCGAACCGTGCATGCCGTTCGGCGAACCGGCGCGCAAACGCAAGTGAGTGAGCAACTCTTTGACGGAGGTCGCGGGTGGAGTTTCCGTCCACGTCAGCCCGATGTATTGCGCGCAGTAGTCGTTGGAACCGCCGACTTGACCCTTTTGCCACGGTCGCTCCGACGCCGGCTCAATCTTCCACTTGCGCTGCAGCTGATCGAGATACTCCGGCGTCAATGCGTCGAGCAGTGCGGCGGTGAATTCGTTTGTCCGCTGCTGTCTACCCGTGCTTCGCGATTCAAAGTGATCAAAGAGCAACAGCAGTCGCTCGACGTGATCCGCATTCAGTTTTCGGTCATGCGGTTCGAGCGGCTGCGCGACGACGTGATACAGGTCCTCCGCAAGCAGGTAATCCCGCACCGCATAGAGTTGTCCGCGAAACGAGAGAATCTTGGCAAGTTCAGATTCGGTCAATCCGTAAATCAGCAGACGCACCGGACAGCCGTCCTCCGGAAACATGACGGTCGTCTCGCACGCCGGTATGACATCGGGGAACTGCGCGACCTGAGCAAATCCTTCGAGCGTATCCGTGTCCGTGAAGGCGACGAAATCCATCCCTCGCCGCTTGGCCAACTCGTAAGCAGCCCGCGGTTCGGTCATGGATTCCGGAGCGGACAACTTCCTAAGAAAGAAGTTTGTCGCCCGATCCGAGAATTTCGTATGGATGTGGAGGTCGGTTCGTGACATGTATTTGTCTGCGTCTGCGGCAGGAAAAAACGAAGTCGCTATGACTGCTTGAGTGCTTCGACGTCCGCTTCGGCCTTCAGCCGCAACTCTTCCAAAGCTGCTTCAATCGTACGCGTGAACTCGCGCACGTCTGCATCTGCGCCGGGATTCGGAATAGTCTCTCCGTAATACAAAAAAACCCGTGAGAACGGTTTGGGTACTGTAAACCGGTCCCACGAGCGAAACACCCACGCGCGATCTGCCGCGAACATGGCGGGGATGACATCCGCACCGCTGGCCAGAGCGATGTAAGCTGCTCCGGGTTTAAGTTTGTAGATCGGTCCGCGCGGGCCGTCTCCGATCATTGCCGCCGTCTGTCCTGCGCGAACCTTGCTGATCATAGCCAGCGCAGCGGCCGACCCGCCTCGAGTCGAACTGCCGCGCACGGTTTCGTATCCGATATGCTCGACAACCTGCGATACCATTTCACCGTCGCGATGCTGTGAAATCATCGCCACAACGTTTCGTCGCCGGCAATGATACGTCGACCCCAGCAGCCGTCCGTGCCACGTCACCATCACCAGCGGCTTCCGCATGCGCATGTAGGACAGAACTCTGTCAAAGCCCGTCACGCGCATCCGCCACGTGGCCCCGAGTATCAGAAGGGCCAGATGGCCGAAGCGAGTGCCGAGAGTGAAGAGGAAACGATTCGTAGGATTCCGGCGGTAAGAGAATACAGAACGGCTAACGCCGAGTCGGTTGTCCGAACGGATTCGTTGCCTAAATTGCGAATAGAGTTGGCAGTGGCCGAGATGCTTTCGCGCGTGTGCCTCGGCACTTGCGAAAGTTCCTCAACCGCGAAACGGGTCGTAGCAACAGACGCGTTGATACCGTGCCGCAGTCCGAACGTCGCGGATGTTTTCATGCGTCCGCACGGATTGCAACCCGCACCCGCATCCACCGACGGCGTCGAAAGTTGAATCGTCAGATGCTTCGGAGTGTTCAAATTGCCCGGAGCATCCTCTTCGATGCGCTCGAAGGCGTAAACCGCCGATACGCACCACATAATTCCCATCAAGGTCAGCAGTCTCAGTA
Encoded here:
- a CDS encoding UvrD-helicase domain-containing protein, producing MSDQIARDRAVSVHDKTFLVEAGAGTGKTTLLIDRICSLVESGVPIEKIMAVTFTVKAAGQLKERLRLAFQEKQTSPHARRALLELDRMAVNTIHGLATDMLRTLPVEANLPPEFTLLDELQAQAAQSEFLTNWLRRALDEPVPLALDLAEDIGLKLLGDSKKSLEKLFTTLTGISDGLDRIDVGEGSDAVIEQMTQQVRSLAQQALSYAPYCKDPEDTLGKTIQRLDLWIRAMPDELYSREGIRWLSSHPLSGRKGNKAKWTSAEALNESRVIVEAISAAVAELMSLFSSRICAELIRWFAPAVREYRESLRTAARIGFDDLLLLCRDMLRRSKIARHYFKSRFSYLHIDEFQDTDPIQVEILYYLAEEDNDFAQDWQSLRLKPGKLFVVGDPKQAIYAFRGADVRVYNLVAASIEESGEKLSITRNFRSLQTIIDEVNGMFTPLMLGDADDAPRYEPLVATRREENALPAVELLLPHSDYEPIDQNADSAAKAEAQAIAAHIRALRDREELKKYGDAAILLRTGTKLEILLDALSARDIPFISFMNSAFAGRVEIEAVLTALAAIANPQHTVATIGVLRSPWFALSDDEIFAHKFSGGNFIYTEEQPKDTFVGTALRTLAEWHRQSKRLPVSELLELMLSERPVAIHFGMKSDGVQRVQNIATLVDLIRKLESGGLLTFQSIVDRLFDMEKLVQSTELEAIDQNRDAVQILTLHKAKGLEFPVVYIYRLNDDIRDRGEWLLRKSLTEAPHDLAVTLQGDWKTRSYTGILKAVQAAQKNEELRLQYVCMTRAKDRLIAPLGFLYGKDKKNESVGKAEKQTALSLYKRYYDEQTARFSAQDTLAVETTLDRGEQREHAPYRPRMASPTQVNEDSTALREWNNWQSLHVARLQNLVAEPRLSGEEPDPQPVDWNRIRALRVGTAVHAVLEQMAKGRTAANALAVARMQQNLDESEVEEVTELVNTVAKSELFTQQIPQARRIFTELPITESTVRTVQSRFIDLIFEDAHGAWTILDYKTDQVAEETLPRLVEEHYKPQVNGYAVLIERLTGKPPAHKLLYFIRRNQLIEL
- a CDS encoding T9SS type A sorting domain-containing protein, with the protein product MKILKTLFVTFAAVILLAGLGASKAHAWCDPGDIYCGTVIDTTVRFGHDDVERYRSGSSGPYCTPGGTDDRWRGKAHVYRIRGNYDPLWITLDWNDNPTTTRDDLILVLLEDCDANKCMGADPHYLEFSTQNGNRLPNDDSNGFWIIVDSRRDTTIAYTLRIFCGDYPFDVELISFSATRSAEGVDLRWSTASETENDRFEITRRELGTDDNVLVGVVAGHGTTSSQQNYQFVDRSAGEVGYEYQLAAFDVNGNMQVFGHAIVESGTHVTPVADEFKLIDNYPNPFNPTTNIRFSLASASEVALSVYDVQGRLVAELFSGSMNAGAHELAFDATGLTSGVYFAQLSGSFGSDVMKMVLMR
- a CDS encoding type II secretion system GspH family protein; translated protein: MNQRGVTTLELLLVIVIISILTMITMTEFFKVHNRAYVGAALSDLQVLRQAISMHDAEWGYFPPNDANTLPALVAQLRDPDGQPYLTPPSGRNWSSFEYEAPDPGDLYADYDLTVVCNDHFRTQVTVHWDSKVDYVRLGPN
- the sthA gene encoding Si-specific NAD(P)(+) transhydrogenase, giving the protein MSTPRYDMIVLGSGPGGQRAAISAAKLGKKVAIVERMRELGGVCVATGTIPSKTMREAAIHLSGIQQRAFYGAAYRNKENVTADDLRHRTQMVMMREWEVIRNQLTRNNVDIIVGSGRFKDPHTITVEYHGEIQELQGDFIVVAVGTRPYMPVGVEHDGEVIMNADSIIELKRLPRTMTCIGGGVIGLEYASIFAALGVQVTVIDQATELLSFVDTEIVDALIYQLRQLNVVFRLGEKVEQVAIERSGDTPRAVMTLASGKIVVTDVALYSAGRQANADTIDAANAGLEVDQRGRINANSRYRTNVDHIFAVGDVVGFPALASTSMEQGRLAALEAFGMRDDRQVPDIYPYGIYTIPEISTVGATEALLTQESIPYEIGVARYREIARGQILGDDTGVVKLIVDQRSRRLLGVHAIGTGATELIHIGQAVIAHNGTIDYLIHAVFNYPTLAECYKTAALDAHNRLAAINAVRPAPRPA
- a CDS encoding response regulator; its protein translation is MNMNGGNVSDERVPMDILLIEDRDEAIEMVEGAIQETRLRNRMVVARTHLEALHYLRHTVSFGPFDLDHGMTKPGLILLDINMNGQQGFEVLHEIRTDPKLMTIPVVVLTDNLQESDLAYTISHGVTGYFLKPMDPTQLRKVVRDVEDHWNLLWAAPCAN
- a CDS encoding methyltransferase domain-containing protein, with protein sequence MPVIEHARKARPQGYTSDNHRKWEFNNSFYQKHLELYLDHMHKLLEFTGAKNVLDAGCGEGIVYRAMQERGYNGKWTGFDYSEEAVEFARIASPEAEWHTASAYEIPFKDEQFDVVFCSQVLEHLPNPDLVLTELDRVAEHWLLVSVPYEPLFRTLTWFSVTLGLGGDPGHVNHWRPADFRRFLRRAGKLHAWERTTVYQIGLVDVRPKHHNKPV
- a CDS encoding glycosyltransferase, whose product is MSRTDLHIHTKFSDRATNFFLRKLSAPESMTEPRAAYELAKRRGMDFVAFTDTDTLEGFAQVAQFPDVIPACETTVMFPEDGCPVRLLIYGLTESELAKILSFRGQLYAVRDYLLAEDLYHVVAQPLEPHDRKLNADHVERLLLLFDHFESRSTGRQQRTNEFTAALLDALTPEYLDQLQRKWKIEPASERPWQKGQVGGSNDYCAQYIGLTWTETPPATSVKELLTHLRLRAGSPNGMHGSTIASAHSMYRVGAELYAHNVFKRQGAVHGMLDLIVNHVLTPERQKPRRIARSLWSSFKGLFKVKKPLSPIERKIITEIYHAYRELPKEERLSGIGRDDLGTFDARLFGMADRILSQLSYSLLKEAVDDFEKGEIGNGVQYAAALLPIQSVMAPYLYSFDKLNRDRILIRQIEERTQGVLELPKKSPRKKVAWFSDTVSDVNGVSMTLARMSEVAESLDEDLEIICSVAASRAPQGSKFHNFAPVGEISIPDYELQKLSVPPILRIIRYLESQPFDEYIISTPGPIGLIAIYCAKLFKVRVRSIYHSDFPQHVRQITGDEGLEDTTWKYMRWFYGLSDAVYSPSDHYRKQLIEHGFNPRRLFLYNRGTDLDFYNPRHRDEEFYKPQGIQGRVIFVYTGRVSREKNLDVVIDAFVQDDLLKEKAALAIVGDGPYREELIRRNLPPMIVFPGFVKGKQLAKAYASGDVFVFPSTTDTYGNSVLEAQASGLPALVSNEGGPKEIILPGESGFVLAGYDTKAWRDAMRSLVESDELRHRMAAAARARAATRDWTTAFKEFWDEDPYPRPDEEVRAVVIA
- a CDS encoding lysophospholipid acyltransferase family protein, translated to MTGFDRVLSYMRMRKPLVMVTWHGRLLGSTYHCRRRNVVAMISQHRDGEMVSQVVEHIGYETVRGSSTRGGSAAALAMISKVRAGQTAAMIGDGPRGPIYKLKPGAAYIALASGADVIPAMFAADRAWVFRSWDRFTVPKPFSRVFLYYGETIPNPGADADVREFTRTIEAALEELRLKAEADVEALKQS